One Nonomuraea angiospora DNA segment encodes these proteins:
- a CDS encoding PhzF family phenazine biosynthesis protein, with translation MLRPFTEVDVFTTTPYHGNALAVVLDGQGLTTEEMQRFATWTNLAETTFVLPPTTPEADYRVRIFTASKELPFAGHPTLGTCHAWLEAGGVPRQEGEIVQECAAGPVRVRRTGDGLAFHAPPLVRSGPVEEPLVGRIAESLGIGRADIVDMEWADNGPGWVAVLLADAESVLALRPGLVPSFVGVAGPYPEGSPYDFEVRAFTHAHGSTIEDPVTGSLNASMAQWLLRSGRAKAPYVARQGTVLGFSGRVHISTDAEGDVWVGGSVLTCVTGQVEL, from the coding sequence ATGTTGCGCCCTTTCACCGAGGTTGACGTCTTCACCACCACCCCGTACCACGGGAACGCGCTCGCGGTCGTGCTCGACGGCCAGGGGCTGACGACCGAGGAGATGCAGCGGTTCGCCACCTGGACGAACCTGGCCGAGACCACCTTCGTGCTGCCGCCCACCACGCCCGAGGCCGACTACCGGGTGCGGATCTTCACCGCGTCCAAGGAGCTGCCCTTCGCCGGGCATCCGACGCTCGGCACCTGCCACGCCTGGCTGGAGGCCGGGGGAGTGCCGCGCCAGGAGGGCGAGATCGTCCAGGAGTGCGCGGCCGGGCCGGTACGGGTGCGCAGGACCGGCGACGGGCTGGCCTTCCACGCGCCGCCCCTCGTGCGGTCGGGCCCCGTGGAGGAGCCGCTGGTCGGGAGGATCGCCGAGTCCCTCGGGATCGGGCGCGCCGACATCGTGGACATGGAGTGGGCCGACAACGGCCCCGGCTGGGTGGCGGTGCTGCTCGCGGACGCCGAGTCCGTGCTCGCGCTGCGCCCCGGCCTGGTCCCCAGCTTCGTGGGCGTGGCCGGCCCCTACCCCGAGGGGTCGCCGTACGACTTCGAGGTGCGGGCCTTCACGCACGCGCACGGCTCCACCATCGAGGACCCGGTGACGGGCAGCCTCAACGCCTCCATGGCCCAGTGGCTGCTGCGCTCGGGCCGGGCCAAGGCCCCGTATGTGGCCAGACAGGGCACGGTGCTGGGCTTCTCGGGGCGGGTGCACATCTCCACCGACGCCGAGGGGGACGTGTGGGTGGGCGGCTCCGTGCTGACCTGCGTCACCGGGCAGGTCGAACTGTGA
- a CDS encoding 5-oxoprolinase subunit C family protein, which translates to MIEVLAAGPYATVQDLGRPGLAHLGVPRSGAADAPSLRLANRLLGNPEGLAGIELTFGMARLLFHDGAWVALAGAPVDSAAGMGAPFWVAKGRELRLGMPEWGLRTYVAVRGGIAVEPVLGSRSTDSLSGLGPEPLRAGTLLPVGRPEGVISVDLAPPPGPRPAVLRVTPGPRDDWFVPDALAGLCARPYSVSQDSNRVGVRLSGAELVRAKEGELPSEGMVTGAIQVPPSGQPIVFLADHPPTGGYPVIGVVREADLPVAAQLRPGDEVRFTVRPAR; encoded by the coding sequence ATGATCGAGGTGCTGGCGGCGGGGCCGTACGCGACCGTGCAGGACCTGGGGCGGCCGGGCCTGGCCCACCTGGGGGTGCCCCGCTCGGGGGCGGCCGACGCGCCGAGCCTGCGGCTGGCCAACAGGCTCCTGGGCAACCCGGAAGGGCTGGCGGGGATCGAGCTGACGTTCGGCATGGCGCGGCTGCTGTTCCACGACGGGGCGTGGGTGGCGCTGGCGGGCGCGCCCGTGGACAGCGCGGCGGGGATGGGGGCGCCGTTCTGGGTCGCCAAGGGCAGGGAGCTGCGGCTGGGCATGCCGGAGTGGGGGCTGCGCACCTATGTGGCCGTGCGCGGCGGGATCGCGGTGGAGCCGGTGCTCGGCAGCCGCTCCACCGACTCGCTGTCCGGGCTCGGCCCGGAGCCGCTGCGGGCGGGCACGCTGCTGCCCGTGGGGCGGCCGGAAGGCGTGATCTCCGTCGACCTGGCGCCGCCGCCCGGGCCCCGGCCCGCCGTGCTGCGGGTGACGCCGGGGCCGCGGGACGACTGGTTCGTGCCGGACGCGCTGGCCGGGCTGTGCGCGCGGCCCTACTCCGTGAGCCAGGACAGCAACCGCGTCGGCGTGCGGCTGAGCGGCGCCGAGCTGGTCAGGGCCAAGGAGGGCGAGCTGCCGAGCGAGGGGATGGTCACCGGGGCGATCCAGGTGCCGCCGAGCGGGCAGCCGATCGTCTTCCTCGCCGACCACCCGCCGACGGGCGGCTACCCGGTGATCGGCGTCGTACGCGAGGCGGACCTGCCGGTGGCCGCCCAGCTGCGGCCGGGCGACGAGGTGCGGTTCACAGTTCGACCTGCCCGGTGA